A window of the Lactuca sativa cultivar Salinas chromosome 5, Lsat_Salinas_v11, whole genome shotgun sequence genome harbors these coding sequences:
- the LOC111894340 gene encoding uncharacterized protein LOC111894340: MKYLGIPLISTKLFNRDCKGLIDKVKKRVNDWKNKSLSYAGRLQLISVVLASLPVYWASVVLLPKGIIKEVEKIMRNFLWNSGQNCKGVAKVSWNKICKPKIYGGLGLKNLKDWNIALLSSRVWKLISGQNSLWVKWVNFYLLEGRSFWDVGSKDKMSWSWRNLLKIRPFLRDFFYSQIGNGEKTFMWFDNWHQLGPLSYVLSPREITNAGYNIRDKVSDVIVDENWNWPAEWLEMIPQLGDFPVPRLIREKKDEVYWVNYKGKIVPFTVNQVSSSLICHETIVDWYDLVWFQNKIPSHCFILRLAILGRLRTQDRMKRWKDSIDLSCVFCNSQMDFHSHLFFDCKYPKEVWNLMKDKVKINHRPGNWFEIINELQCALKKKSISNFIKKTALAASIYHIWNERNKRLFGKQSNSVENVVKIIT; encoded by the coding sequence ATGAAATATCTTGGGATTCCTTTGATTTCTACTAAGCTTTTTAATAGAGATTGCAAGGGTCTTATAGATAAAGTAAAGAAGAGAGTCAATGATTGGAAAAACAAATCCCTGTCTTATGCTGGAAGACTTCAATTGATAAGTGTTGTTCTTGCTTCGCTTCCTGTTTATTGGGCTTCAGTGGTTTTATTACCGAAAGGCATAATTAAAGAAGTTGAAAAAATAATGAGGAATTTCCTTTGGAACAGTGGGCAGAATTGTAAAGGAGTTGCCAAGGTGTCATGGAATAAAATTTGCAAACCAAAGATTTATGGTGGTCTTGGGCTAAAAAATCTCAAAGACTGGAACATTGCTCTTCTGTCGAGTAGAGTTTGGAAGCTTATTAGTGGACAAAATTCCCTGTGGGTGAAATGGGTTAATTTTTATTTACTTGAAGGTAGAAGCTTTTGGGATGTGGGTTCAAAAGATAAAATGAGTTGGAGCTGGAGGAATCTTTTAAAGATTAGACCTTTTTTGCGAGATTTTTTCTATTCTCAGATTGGAAATGGAGAGAAGACTTTCATGTGGTTTGATAATTGGCATCAATTGGGACCTTTGAGCTATGTTCTTTCTCCTAGGGAAATTACTAATGCTGGATATAACATAAGGGACAAAGTTAGTGATGTTATTGTTGATGAAAATTGGAATTGGCCTGCTGAATGGCTTGAAATGATTCCTCAGTTGGGTGATTTCCCTGTGCCAAGGCTCATTAGAGAGAAAAAAGATGAAGTGTATTGGGTGAATTACAAAGGTAAGATTGTCCCATTCACGGTTAATCAGGTCTCTTCTTCTCTTATATGCCATGAGACAATTGTTGACTGGTATGATTTGGTTTGGTTTCAAAACAAGATACCAAGTCATTGTTTCATTCTTCGGCTTGCTATTCTTGGAAGACTTAGAACACAAGATAGAATGAAGAGATGGAAAGATTCTATTGATCTCAGTTGTGTTTTTTGCAATTCTCAAATGGATTTTCATTCTCATCTGTTTTTTGATTGTAAATACCCAAAGGAAGTGTGGAACTTGATGAAAGATAAGGTGAAAATCAATCATAGACCAGGCAATTGGTTTGAAATCATCAATGAGCTCCAATGTGCGTTAAAAAAGAAAAGTATCAGTAACTTCATTAAAAAGACAGCTTTGGCGGCTTCCATTTATCACATCTGGAATGAAAGGAATAAAAGATTGTTTGGGAAACAGAGTAATTCAGTGGAAAATGTTGTCAAAATTATCACATAA